In one window of Ferriphaselus amnicola DNA:
- a CDS encoding type II secretion system protein: MRQRGFTLIELIAVIVILGVLAAITPNFISLPAQSYANAASRAELSYAGTTALSWLKADLSQASGVPIVTGTSSLSIPKPTGATVTYSFTGNQLLRSDSSLSGANKLLVAGVCPSAEVNTNPAFFLDSASQSIKVDLPLIARSNCSDTSVGNETMEFHDTISYRGTW; the protein is encoded by the coding sequence ATGCGCCAGCGCGGATTCACTCTGATCGAACTCATCGCCGTGATCGTCATCCTCGGCGTGCTGGCGGCGATCACGCCGAACTTCATTTCTCTGCCCGCCCAAAGTTACGCCAACGCAGCTAGCCGCGCCGAGTTGAGCTACGCAGGTACGACCGCGCTGAGCTGGCTCAAGGCCGATCTGTCACAGGCATCAGGTGTACCGATAGTCACGGGGACAAGCAGCCTGAGCATCCCAAAGCCCACAGGCGCAACAGTGACCTACAGTTTTACTGGCAATCAGTTACTGCGCAGTGACAGTTCGCTTTCGGGAGCCAATAAATTGCTAGTCGCAGGCGTTTGCCCAAGTGCGGAAGTAAACACTAACCCAGCCTTCTTTCTGGACTCCGCCAGCCAGTCGATCAAAGTCGATTTGCCGCTGATCGCTCGCTCCAATTGCTCGGACACCAGTGTCGGCAACGAGACGATGGAATTCCACGACACGATTTCGTACCGGGGGACGTGGTGA
- a CDS encoding ExeA family protein, whose amino-acid sequence MYLKHFALAELPFSLTPDTGFFFAGASYQQALNMLRVAALGGEGFIKVVGEVGNGKTLLCRQFLDELEQANAAAPKFVSAYLPNPYLDPRSLLLALAGELGLELASDAPQHLLVNRLNEALLSFAARDMQVVVCLDEAQALPLETLEVLRLLTNLETGKRKLLQVVLFGQPELDAHLNQHSVRQLRQRITFQCELGGLQASELANYLDFRLRAAGSNAERVFERSAVSALYRVTRGTPRLVNIVAHKALMLAYGTGQKTVSAKQVRLAANDTPQTLSDWFGWMQPAAWWG is encoded by the coding sequence ATGTATCTCAAACACTTCGCCCTCGCTGAGCTGCCGTTCAGCCTGACACCGGACACCGGCTTTTTCTTTGCCGGAGCGAGTTACCAGCAGGCGCTGAACATGCTGCGCGTGGCGGCATTGGGCGGCGAAGGGTTCATCAAAGTGGTGGGCGAAGTGGGCAACGGCAAGACGTTGCTGTGCCGCCAGTTTCTGGACGAGCTGGAGCAGGCGAACGCCGCCGCGCCGAAGTTCGTTTCCGCCTACCTGCCCAATCCCTACCTTGATCCGCGCAGTCTGCTACTCGCGCTGGCGGGAGAGTTGGGCCTTGAGTTGGCCAGCGATGCCCCGCAACACCTGCTAGTGAACCGACTCAACGAGGCGCTGCTGAGTTTCGCCGCCCGCGACATGCAAGTGGTGGTATGTCTGGACGAAGCACAAGCCTTGCCGCTGGAGACACTGGAAGTGCTGCGTTTGCTGACCAATCTGGAAACGGGCAAGCGCAAATTGCTGCAAGTGGTGCTGTTCGGTCAGCCGGAGTTGGATGCTCATCTGAATCAACATTCGGTACGGCAATTGCGCCAGCGCATCACGTTCCAGTGTGAGTTGGGCGGTTTGCAAGCGAGTGAACTGGCGAACTATCTGGATTTTCGCTTACGGGCTGCGGGGTCGAACGCTGAACGTGTGTTCGAACGCAGTGCGGTGAGTGCGCTGTACCGCGTCACACGCGGCACGCCCAGACTAGTCAACATCGTGGCGCACAAAGCGCTGATGCTGGCTTACGGCACGGGCCAAAAAACAGTCTCGGCGAAGCAGGTACGGCTGGCGGCAAACGACACGCCGCAAACACTCAGCGACTGGTTCGGCTGGATGCAGCCAGCGGCATGGTGGGGGTGA
- a CDS encoding type II secretion system protein produces MKIARFAPLQRGFTLIELIAVLVILGVLAALVLPRASVERSDVDARVFYDQVISSLRYAQRAAVTQQRFVCVAFTQTNTQTQLVYSFGDSNLCGTNLPAPDNALAQYSVSTPASDAPLGSSPLARFSVSPTPFYFSKEGSSSYVGSLNICGVDVESNATNGACRTLCIAPETGLIYPLPTGASAC; encoded by the coding sequence ATGAAAATAGCTCGTTTCGCGCCGCTACAGCGCGGATTCACTCTGATCGAACTGATCGCCGTGTTGGTGATCCTTGGCGTGCTGGCGGCACTGGTTTTGCCGCGCGCTTCAGTCGAGCGCAGTGATGTCGATGCCCGCGTTTTCTACGATCAAGTCATTAGCAGTTTGCGTTACGCACAGAGAGCCGCTGTCACCCAACAGCGCTTTGTGTGCGTCGCGTTCACTCAAACGAACACCCAGACTCAACTGGTTTACAGCTTCGGCGACTCCAACCTTTGCGGAACGAATTTGCCCGCACCGGACAATGCACTGGCGCAGTATTCCGTAAGCACGCCAGCCTCTGATGCTCCGCTAGGCAGTTCGCCTTTGGCCAGATTTTCGGTAAGTCCGACCCCATTTTATTTTTCCAAAGAGGGCAGTTCCAGTTACGTCGGCTCACTCAACATCTGCGGCGTAGATGTGGAAAGCAATGCCACGAACGGCGCGTGCCGCACTCTGTGCATCGCCCCTGAAACCGGGCTGATCTACCCCCTGCCAACAGGAGCAAGTGCATGCTAA
- a CDS encoding type IV pilus biogenesis protein PilM: MAIGFLTRLFSRADTGWVAIGISGGGVSLAQVEFTGGMPRVVQCSYHPMPKVSSGALEKLAGEFRLSRQRVTTLLAANEYQIMPVEAPAVPADELNSAIRWLIKDGLNFDVDAVTLDVIRIPSGHSREGQGQSYYAVAAPNDTIRKRTTLLESARIPLRVIDVPEMAQRNLATLYESAGEAVMMLVADNSGTALTVSSDGELYLSRHVDIGVYKLDDGNTYQRQQAWDGLAREAQRSLEYFERQFELKVGKLVISLRGEMYGREMLEEQLGIPVERVRLADVLDISAVPRLADPDFASTMLLLIGAALRQERRAL; the protein is encoded by the coding sequence ATGGCTATCGGTTTCTTAACTAGACTCTTCAGTCGCGCCGACACCGGATGGGTTGCCATCGGGATCAGCGGCGGGGGCGTGAGTCTGGCGCAGGTGGAATTCACGGGGGGGATGCCACGCGTGGTGCAGTGCAGTTATCACCCCATGCCCAAGGTAAGCAGCGGCGCGTTGGAAAAACTCGCGGGGGAGTTCCGCTTGAGTAGGCAGCGCGTGACCACCTTGCTGGCTGCGAACGAGTACCAGATCATGCCGGTGGAAGCACCCGCCGTGCCTGCCGACGAGTTGAATTCAGCCATCCGTTGGCTGATCAAAGACGGGCTAAATTTCGACGTGGATGCGGTGACGCTGGATGTGATCCGCATCCCGTCTGGGCATAGCCGCGAGGGTCAGGGGCAATCGTATTACGCCGTGGCCGCGCCCAACGACACGATACGCAAACGCACCACTTTGCTGGAAAGCGCGCGGATTCCCTTGCGCGTGATCGACGTGCCGGAGATGGCGCAGCGTAATCTGGCGACCTTGTATGAGAGCGCGGGCGAGGCGGTGATGATGCTGGTCGCCGATAACAGCGGCACGGCGCTGACGGTGAGCAGCGACGGCGAGCTGTATCTGTCGCGGCATGTCGATATCGGAGTTTATAAACTCGACGATGGCAATACGTATCAGCGGCAACAGGCGTGGGATGGGTTGGCCCGCGAAGCCCAGCGTTCGCTGGAGTACTTCGAGCGCCAGTTCGAGTTGAAAGTGGGCAAGCTGGTGATCTCGCTGCGCGGCGAGATGTATGGGCGCGAGATGCTGGAGGAGCAGTTAGGCATTCCCGTGGAACGAGTGCGGCTGGCCGATGTATTGGATATTTCCGCCGTACCGCGCTTGGCTGATCCCGACTTCGCTTCGACGATGTTGTTGCTGATCGGCGCTGCGCTGCGTCAAGAAAGGCGGGCGCTATGA
- a CDS encoding GspE/PulE family protein, with product MARYGKARLGDMLVQLGHLLQDNLGQALEQQRQSGERLGKVLVERKFATEVQVAQALSAQLSLPFIDLRHFHLRPEISRRLSEYQSRRLHAIVLEEHDGGLLVGMVDPTDLLLYDELKRLLRSELTLAVVAESQFIETLDRVYRRTEEISGLAQELSDDMGEAIVDLHEMDEAASLEAAPVVKLLQTIFDDAMRIRASDVHIEPMERQLRIRFRIDGALHLQTEADPNIAPALVLRLKLMSGLDISEKRLPQDGRFHMRARDQVVDVRVSSMPTQYGESVVLRLLNRSGNFLSLEKLGMPPEMLKEFRKIIHRSEGMVLVTGPTGSGKTTTLYAALDEINSIEQKIVTVEDPVEYRLPGINQVQVNEKIDLTFARVLRSVLRQDPDIILVGEMRDPETAQIGLRAAITGHLVFSTLHTRDAAGTLARLVDMDVPRYMVASSVQVLLAQRLLRRVCESCSQPHTPSAIEAEWLLQAGVAEVEWSQLRTGNGCSYCNKTGYNGRQAIYEMLVMNRELIDLAAHHDSTRFIQAARQQLVGRTLLDDAISRMKSGGTSVAEVMRISNQVDD from the coding sequence ATGGCACGTTACGGAAAAGCTCGCTTGGGCGATATGCTGGTGCAGTTGGGCCACTTGCTGCAAGACAATCTGGGGCAGGCGCTAGAGCAGCAACGGCAGAGCGGCGAGCGGCTGGGCAAGGTGTTGGTCGAGCGTAAATTCGCCACCGAAGTGCAAGTGGCTCAGGCATTGTCCGCCCAGCTTAGCCTGCCCTTCATCGACTTGCGCCATTTTCATCTGCGGCCAGAGATAAGCCGCCGCTTGTCCGAATATCAATCGCGCCGACTCCATGCCATCGTACTGGAGGAACACGATGGCGGGCTACTGGTCGGCATGGTCGATCCGACCGACTTGCTGCTTTACGACGAGCTGAAGCGCTTGCTGCGTAGCGAATTGACGCTGGCCGTGGTGGCCGAAAGTCAGTTCATCGAAACGCTGGATCGCGTTTATCGCCGCACTGAAGAGATCAGCGGCTTAGCGCAAGAGTTGTCGGACGACATGGGCGAGGCCATCGTCGATCTGCACGAGATGGACGAAGCGGCCAGTCTGGAAGCCGCGCCGGTGGTGAAACTGTTGCAGACCATTTTCGACGATGCCATGCGCATCCGCGCGTCCGACGTACACATCGAACCGATGGAACGGCAGTTGCGCATCCGCTTTCGTATCGACGGCGCGCTGCACTTGCAGACCGAGGCCGACCCCAACATCGCGCCCGCCTTGGTGCTGCGCCTCAAGCTGATGTCCGGGCTGGATATTTCCGAGAAGCGCCTGCCGCAGGATGGCCGCTTCCACATGCGCGCCCGCGATCAAGTGGTGGACGTGCGCGTCTCGTCCATGCCCACGCAGTACGGCGAATCGGTGGTGTTGCGTCTGCTCAATCGCAGTGGCAATTTCCTGTCGCTGGAAAAGCTAGGGATGCCGCCGGAGATGCTCAAGGAGTTCCGCAAGATCATCCATCGCAGTGAAGGCATGGTGCTGGTGACGGGCCCGACCGGTAGCGGCAAGACCACCACGCTGTATGCCGCGCTGGACGAGATCAACAGTATCGAGCAAAAGATCGTCACCGTGGAAGACCCGGTGGAATACCGCTTGCCCGGCATCAATCAGGTGCAGGTGAACGAGAAGATCGACCTGACTTTTGCGCGGGTGCTGCGTTCGGTGTTGCGGCAAGACCCGGACATCATCCTAGTCGGCGAGATGCGCGACCCAGAAACGGCGCAGATCGGCCTGCGCGCGGCGATCACCGGCCACCTGGTGTTTTCCACCTTGCATACACGCGATGCGGCAGGCACGCTGGCGCGGTTGGTGGATATGGACGTGCCGCGCTACATGGTCGCCTCGTCCGTGCAAGTATTGCTGGCGCAACGTCTGCTGCGCCGCGTCTGCGAAAGTTGCAGCCAGCCGCATACGCCCAGTGCCATCGAAGCGGAATGGCTGTTGCAGGCGGGCGTGGCCGAAGTCGAATGGAGTCAACTGCGCACCGGAAACGGCTGTTCATATTGCAACAAGACTGGCTACAACGGACGGCAAGCCATCTATGAAATGTTAGTGATGAACCGAGAACTGATCGACCTCGCCGCCCATCACGACTCGACGCGTTTTATCCAAGCGGCTCGCCAACAATTGGTCGGCCGCACCTTGCTCGACGATGCCATCTCCCGCATGAAGAGCGGCGGCACCTCAGTCGCCGAGGTGATGCGCATCAGCAATCAGGTGGATGACTGA
- a CDS encoding prepilin-type N-terminal cleavage/methylation domain-containing protein has translation MLNMAQHQRGLTLIELIAAIVILGGAMVSMAAVMQANAHSSANATRHTQAVALARGVLTRLESLPFANLPACDPTPVVQALNDGAGNAIPGYSASLLVSCPTWPNVATANDIKQLTLTVNILAADDGGTLGRVQLDSYRANYPAGKVTRLP, from the coding sequence ATGCTAAACATGGCGCAACACCAGCGTGGCCTCACACTGATCGAGCTTATTGCTGCCATTGTCATCTTAGGTGGCGCGATGGTCAGCATGGCGGCGGTGATGCAGGCCAACGCGCACAGTAGCGCCAACGCCACCCGCCACACGCAAGCAGTCGCTTTGGCGCGTGGCGTGCTGACTCGGCTCGAATCCCTGCCTTTCGCCAACTTGCCTGCCTGTGATCCAACACCTGTCGTTCAAGCCCTGAATGATGGCGCTGGCAATGCAATTCCCGGCTACTCGGCTTCATTGTTGGTCAGTTGCCCGACCTGGCCGAATGTCGCTACGGCTAACGACATCAAGCAATTGACCCTGACCGTCAATATCCTTGCAGCAGATGACGGCGGGACGCTGGGTCGCGTGCAGTTGGATAGCTACCGCGCCAACTATCCTGCTGGCAAAGTGACGAGGTTGCCCTGA
- a CDS encoding PilN domain-containing protein has translation MSQQINLFNPVFTRQGKYFSTVMMVQGLGMLALVSALGCGFLYYQTEQAKARFEIAKQQHDKLQKMGGDQLGSKTKAQLQAEFDRLQAESKQQGMQFSAYLRAFARQGMDGVWLSGIELKNSPISLVVTGNALYPALVTHYLQQLGQEPLFQAVQVEMPSLNKVDGMATQDYVTFKLNITGKEK, from the coding sequence ATGAGTCAGCAGATCAATCTATTCAACCCGGTCTTTACTCGGCAGGGCAAGTATTTCTCCACCGTGATGATGGTGCAAGGGCTGGGCATGTTGGCGCTCGTGTCGGCACTGGGCTGCGGCTTTTTGTATTACCAGACTGAGCAGGCGAAGGCGCGGTTCGAGATCGCCAAGCAACAGCACGACAAACTCCAAAAGATGGGCGGAGATCAGCTAGGCAGCAAAACCAAAGCCCAGCTACAAGCGGAGTTCGACCGATTGCAGGCAGAAAGCAAACAACAGGGGATGCAATTCTCGGCCTACCTGCGTGCGTTCGCCCGTCAGGGTATGGACGGCGTGTGGCTAAGCGGCATCGAACTGAAAAACTCGCCGATCAGCTTGGTCGTCACCGGCAATGCGCTCTATCCCGCACTGGTGACACATTACCTTCAGCAGTTGGGGCAAGAGCCTTTGTTCCAAGCGGTGCAGGTTGAGATGCCGAGTCTGAATAAGGTGGATGGCATGGCCACTCAGGATTACGTGACCTTCAAGCTGAACATCACGGGGAAGGAAAAATGA
- a CDS encoding type II secretion system F family protein has translation MAEFHYKGRNERGELVKGTLEGADSNAVASQLFGVGIIPVDIRPARQLIQWKRWWDKAERALRHVSPSEMMLFSRQMYSLLKAGVPIMRALTGLQESTNNASLRRILSEVRDDLDSGRDLSTAMRAHPKAFSPFYISMVQAGEATGTLDTTFLSLFGHIEFDKRTRDSIKAAMRYPSFVIVAMSAAVVIVNIYVIPSFANVFKSMGAKLPLMTQYLIAFSDFMVHHWPVMLGVLVGVFVAVQIFIATRQGKYLWDRYKIRIPIIGKIVLKSTAARFARSLGLSFRSGVPVVQGMDVVSVVVDNGYFREKIEQMRGGIERGESILRVASAAKIFDPIMLQMIAVGEETGDLDGMMFEIADMYEREVEYSVKNLSQQIEPVLIVVLAGFVLVFALAIFLPMWDYSQAALHH, from the coding sequence ATGGCGGAATTCCACTACAAGGGGCGCAACGAGCGCGGCGAGTTGGTGAAGGGCACGCTGGAAGGTGCCGACAGCAATGCCGTCGCAAGCCAGTTGTTCGGGGTCGGCATCATTCCTGTGGATATTCGGCCAGCGCGTCAGCTCATCCAGTGGAAGCGATGGTGGGACAAGGCAGAGCGCGCATTGCGTCACGTTTCCCCGTCCGAAATGATGCTGTTCAGCCGCCAAATGTACAGCCTGCTCAAGGCGGGCGTGCCCATCATGCGGGCGCTGACCGGCTTGCAGGAGTCCACCAACAACGCTTCGCTGCGCCGCATCCTCAGCGAAGTGCGCGACGACCTCGACAGCGGACGCGATCTCAGTACCGCGATGCGTGCGCACCCCAAAGCGTTCAGCCCGTTCTACATCAGCATGGTACAGGCGGGCGAAGCGACCGGCACGCTGGATACGACGTTCCTGAGCCTGTTCGGCCATATCGAATTCGACAAACGCACGCGTGACAGCATCAAGGCAGCGATGCGCTACCCCAGCTTCGTGATCGTGGCGATGTCGGCGGCGGTCGTGATCGTCAACATCTACGTCATCCCATCGTTTGCCAACGTGTTCAAAAGCATGGGCGCAAAACTGCCGCTGATGACGCAATACCTGATCGCCTTCTCCGATTTCATGGTGCATCACTGGCCGGTGATGCTGGGCGTGCTGGTCGGTGTGTTCGTGGCCGTTCAGATATTCATCGCCACGCGGCAGGGGAAATACCTGTGGGATCGTTACAAGATACGCATCCCCATCATCGGCAAGATCGTGCTGAAGTCCACCGCCGCCCGTTTTGCGCGTAGCCTCGGCCTGTCGTTCAGGAGCGGCGTGCCCGTAGTACAAGGCATGGACGTGGTCAGCGTGGTGGTCGATAACGGCTATTTCCGCGAAAAGATCGAGCAGATGCGCGGCGGCATCGAGCGTGGCGAAAGCATCTTGCGCGTCGCCAGCGCCGCGAAGATCTTCGACCCCATCATGCTTCAGATGATTGCGGTGGGCGAAGAGACCGGCGACCTCGATGGCATGATGTTCGAGATCGCTGACATGTACGAGCGCGAAGTCGAGTATTCGGTGAAGAACCTGAGCCAGCAGATCGAGCCGGTGCTGATCGTGGTTTTAGCGGGCTTCGTCCTCGTGTTCGCCCTCGCCATCTTCCTACCGATGTGGGATTACAGTCAGGCGGCCTTGCATCATTGA
- a CDS encoding AAA family ATPase has product MNPSLQAVVSQVEQFILGKPHQIRLVLACLLARGHVLIEDLPGVGKTTLAQVLARSLGLQFQRIQFTSDMLPGDILGVSVYQRDSGKFEFHPGPLFTQMLLADEVNRTTPKTQSALLEAMEEQQVTSEGVTRMLPTPFFVIATQNPASQIGTYPLPESQLDRFLMRIRLGYPDSQAERQLLSGVERRELMSAIKPQIELEELLALQQQVKEVIVAPPLLDYVQAILRHSRESGRYVHGLSPRAGIALLTAARAWALLDGRNAVVPEDIQTVLMGVASHRLQAVHEQHSGNSDRLVMELIRAVPIY; this is encoded by the coding sequence ATGAATCCATCTCTGCAAGCAGTCGTTTCCCAAGTCGAACAATTCATTCTGGGCAAGCCGCATCAGATACGTCTGGTGTTGGCCTGCCTGCTAGCACGCGGCCATGTGCTGATCGAAGATCTACCGGGGGTGGGCAAGACCACGCTGGCTCAGGTATTGGCGCGTTCGCTGGGGCTGCAATTCCAGCGCATCCAGTTCACCAGCGACATGCTACCGGGCGATATTCTGGGCGTGTCCGTGTATCAGCGCGACAGCGGAAAATTCGAGTTCCACCCCGGCCCGCTGTTCACCCAGATGTTGTTGGCCGATGAGGTGAATCGAACTACGCCCAAGACGCAAAGCGCCTTGCTCGAAGCGATGGAGGAACAGCAGGTGACCAGTGAGGGCGTGACCCGCATGTTGCCCACACCATTCTTTGTGATCGCCACGCAAAATCCTGCCAGCCAGATCGGCACCTATCCGCTGCCCGAATCACAACTGGATCGCTTTCTGATGCGCATTCGGCTGGGCTACCCAGATAGTCAGGCAGAACGGCAGTTGCTGTCTGGCGTGGAGCGGCGTGAGCTGATGTCGGCGATCAAACCACAGATCGAACTGGAGGAGCTGCTAGCCTTGCAACAGCAGGTCAAGGAAGTCATTGTTGCCCCCCCTTTGCTCGATTACGTGCAGGCGATCTTGCGCCACTCGCGCGAATCCGGGCGCTATGTGCATGGCTTGTCGCCGCGCGCCGGTATCGCATTGCTGACGGCGGCACGTGCTTGGGCGCTACTGGACGGGCGCAATGCCGTGGTGCCCGAGGATATACAAACTGTACTGATGGGCGTGGCCAGTCACCGCCTGCAAGCCGTCCACGAGCAGCACTCAGGCAACTCGGATCGACTGGTGATGGAGCTGATCCGGGCCGTCCCGATCTACTGA
- a CDS encoding secretin N-terminal domain-containing protein, with translation MNKSLASIALIGLTACTAPNGPGATPRESIRQEMNAAIAAPAPAPEAINAALMPRLESTAPAKPREPRFSLELNDTPAAQVFYAIAADSRYSMLVHPEVSGNISIRLKDVTVLEALDAIRDMFGYDYKLDGRRISIMPKEMQTRMYKVNYLTGIRNGTSNLRVTSNSLASGVAGTQTQTAGQSAGGGGTAVAGMGIGMESARVNTTSTSDFWKELKESLTAIVGDENGRSIMVSPMTGVIVVKGMMDDQRAVSAYLKAAQIAIERQVILEAKIMEVQLSDSFQSGVNWGLFGQNNIGQLSPNSSLAPRLNNNLATGTLLPSGQYVPNVNITGGPATFSYTNANNGVTFNNLTGTVANPNGAATTLTNGSITSLAGAAMSAGGNLGTMIGMAFQTGNFAAMLNFLETQGEVHVLSSPRIATLNNQKAVLKVGTEETYFSGANPQVVPSSVVGMAPYVTSGVTMQNLFAGIQLDVLPNIDEHNNVTLHVHPMVNSINTVVKTAQVSGTSISLPLATMSISETDSIVRAKDGQIIAIGGLMRQASTDDRSGLPGMPKSIFGQTSKATQKRELVILIKPTIVDTDSDWSEDIRKSRDRIEKLERSDAKASTNETAPSQP, from the coding sequence ATGAATAAGTCACTTGCAAGCATCGCACTCATCGGCCTGACGGCCTGTACCGCGCCGAATGGCCCCGGCGCGACACCACGTGAATCCATCCGTCAGGAAATGAATGCTGCTATCGCTGCCCCTGCTCCCGCACCGGAAGCGATCAACGCCGCGCTGATGCCGCGACTGGAATCTACCGCCCCCGCCAAACCACGCGAACCGCGCTTCAGTCTAGAACTGAACGACACGCCCGCTGCGCAAGTGTTCTACGCCATCGCTGCCGATAGCCGCTACAGCATGCTGGTTCATCCCGAAGTCTCCGGCAACATCTCCATCCGGCTCAAGGATGTGACCGTACTCGAAGCCCTAGACGCGATCCGCGATATGTTCGGCTACGACTACAAACTGGATGGACGGCGCATCTCGATCATGCCCAAAGAGATGCAGACGCGGATGTACAAGGTTAATTATTTGACGGGCATTCGCAATGGAACATCGAATCTGCGGGTAACCTCTAACTCTCTGGCTAGTGGCGTAGCAGGAACCCAAACTCAAACTGCAGGCCAAAGTGCAGGCGGGGGAGGAACTGCAGTAGCTGGCATGGGGATTGGAATGGAGTCCGCCCGAGTGAATACCACCTCAACTAGCGATTTCTGGAAAGAGTTGAAGGAAAGTTTAACGGCCATAGTTGGGGATGAAAATGGGCGCAGTATCATGGTCAGCCCGATGACTGGCGTGATCGTAGTCAAGGGCATGATGGACGATCAGAGAGCTGTTTCAGCCTACCTGAAGGCTGCTCAAATAGCGATTGAACGCCAAGTGATACTTGAAGCCAAGATCATGGAAGTGCAATTGAGCGACAGCTTTCAGTCTGGGGTGAATTGGGGTTTATTTGGTCAAAATAATATTGGTCAGCTTTCACCAAACTCCAGTCTGGCGCCACGACTCAACAACAATCTGGCAACAGGAACATTGCTACCCTCCGGACAATATGTCCCCAACGTGAATATAACTGGAGGACCAGCCACCTTCAGTTATACCAATGCAAATAACGGGGTGACCTTCAATAACCTCACCGGAACCGTAGCAAATCCAAACGGCGCTGCAACCACCCTCACCAACGGAAGCATTACCTCTCTAGCTGGCGCCGCCATGTCTGCGGGAGGGAACTTAGGCACCATGATAGGCATGGCCTTTCAGACTGGCAATTTTGCGGCCATGCTGAATTTCCTTGAAACGCAGGGAGAGGTGCATGTGTTATCCAGCCCACGTATCGCCACGCTCAACAATCAAAAAGCCGTCTTGAAAGTGGGCACCGAAGAAACCTATTTCTCGGGTGCCAATCCGCAAGTAGTACCGAGCAGCGTCGTAGGCATGGCCCCGTATGTCACCAGTGGCGTGACTATGCAAAATCTGTTTGCTGGCATTCAACTCGATGTATTGCCGAACATCGACGAGCACAACAACGTGACTCTGCACGTTCACCCCATGGTGAACAGCATCAATACCGTAGTCAAAACTGCACAGGTCAGCGGTACATCGATTAGTTTGCCACTTGCCACCATGAGCATCTCCGAAACCGACAGTATCGTGCGTGCAAAAGACGGCCAGATTATCGCCATCGGTGGTTTGATGCGGCAGGCTTCGACAGATGATCGTTCTGGCTTGCCGGGGATGCCAAAAAGCATCTTTGGGCAAACCAGTAAGGCAACCCAAAAACGTGAGCTTGTAATTCTCATCAAGCCAACCATCGTGGATACCGACTCCGATTGGTCTGAAGATATCCGCAAGAGCCGCGACAGAATTGAAAAACTGGAGCGCTCCGATGCTAAGGCAAGCACCAACGAAACCGCACCGTCGCAGCCCTGA
- a CDS encoding tetratricopeptide repeat protein, producing the protein MSVINQVLQDLDRRGVAVNVGEQTLASVPARSSRWPWLVGALAVTLSAVWVMRPPMSVPSPAPVVSAPVAASAPAPISPKPAVTRVVAPATSAVAAVKVQAASSVEKAKVEPAKSDVPISVPSLSQQIVAPASLPATLAPASGKKMNAQNQADAEYARAVMLVEQGRNDEAQTALTTTLKLDNGHREARTLLARLLIQARRSTEAERLLQDGLSLHPDASADAMLLARLRVERGEVNAALETLLAGAPHAQQKPDYRAFMGTLAQRLGRHEEAVTDYQAALQLAPDSAGWWVGLGISLQAAGREAEAKTAYQRALTLGTLTPEMQRFAEQRLNGAQKRQGE; encoded by the coding sequence ATGAGCGTAATCAATCAGGTGTTGCAGGATTTAGACCGACGCGGCGTGGCGGTGAATGTGGGCGAGCAGACGCTGGCCAGCGTCCCAGCGCGGTCGAGTCGTTGGCCGTGGCTTGTCGGTGCGCTAGCAGTCACCCTCTCTGCGGTATGGGTGATGCGTCCGCCCATGAGTGTGCCATCCCCCGCACCCGTGGTGAGTGCGCCTGTGGCTGCAAGTGCGCCCGCTCCGATAAGCCCAAAGCCAGCGGTGACGCGGGTAGTCGCCCCAGCCACCAGCGCAGTTGCGGCAGTCAAGGTACAGGCGGCAAGTTCGGTCGAGAAGGCCAAGGTTGAGCCGGCGAAATCCGACGTACCTATCTCCGTCCCCTCACTCTCGCAACAGATCGTGGCACCGGCATCGTTGCCGGCGACGCTAGCACCCGCTTCCGGCAAGAAGATGAACGCGCAGAATCAGGCCGATGCCGAGTATGCACGGGCGGTGATGCTGGTCGAGCAAGGACGCAACGACGAGGCGCAAACTGCACTGACTACAACGCTGAAGCTGGATAACGGACATCGAGAAGCGCGCACCTTGCTGGCACGACTGTTGATTCAGGCGCGGCGCTCGACTGAGGCCGAACGGCTGTTGCAAGACGGGCTGAGTCTGCATCCCGATGCGAGTGCCGATGCAATGTTGCTAGCGCGGCTGCGCGTGGAGCGCGGCGAGGTGAATGCTGCGCTGGAAACCTTGCTCGCCGGTGCACCGCACGCGCAACAGAAACCGGACTATCGCGCGTTCATGGGCACGTTGGCACAGCGTTTGGGCAGACACGAGGAAGCCGTCACCGACTATCAAGCGGCACTGCAACTCGCACCGGATAGCGCTGGTTGGTGGGTAGGTTTGGGTATCTCGTTGCAAGCAGCGGGACGCGAAGCCGAGGCGAAGACAGCATATCAACGCGCGCTGACGCTGGGCACGTTGACACCGGAGATGCAGCGCTTCGCCGAACAGCGTTTGAACGGCGCACAGAAACGGCAGGGAGAGTAA